The nucleotide window CACTTGCAATAGTTCAACGAGAAAAACCGTGGGGAATTCAAAGGCTGACAAAGAGCAGGGGCTTGTGCGCCAATTAGCATAACCTGTGAAGGAGTTTGCCGTGGTGCAATCGGCGGGCTTGGTCGTTTACCGTCAGCGGGGAAAGCAGTTAGAAGTGCTGCTGGTGCATCCGTCAGGAAATTACAATCGCCGCGCGCCGTGGGGAATTCCCAAAGGATTGCCCGACGAAGGGGAGGCCTTGGCAGACGCGGCAGTGCGTGAAACCCGAGAAGAAAGCGGCGTCAATGTAGTCATTGCCCAGCAACACTCGGCGCTGCCGAGCGATGACTCTGCGCAGCCCAACTTAGTTCCGCTGGGACACATCGATTACACGAAAAGTCGAAAACGGATTCATGCCTTTGCCGTCGCCGCACCAGAAAATGCCGCACCGCATCCGGCCAGTTGGGAAGTTGACCGGGCGGAATTTTTTCCCCTGGACGAAGCGCAACAGCTGATCCACCCTGAGCAGCGGCCGTTTTTAGAGCGCTTGGAAAAACTTCTGACTCCGGGGGACACTAGTAACGCCTGAACGCATTCAATTGTTCTCCGTGGCGGCTATACTCATTCCATGCTCACCGATCAATCTATCCTTCGCGGCACGCTGCACGTATTCGTGGCATTCGATTGGGGAGACGAAATCGATCTGGAGCGCGCTCGGCAACTTCTACCCACGCAAAGTGAAGAGTTGGCTCGACGGCGGCGCACCCCCAGTTCCATCGGTTACCGGCCGGCGCCGCTGCGCTATCCATTGAACCTGCCGCCCATTCCGCTACCCGAATTGGGCGCAGTTCAGGCTACGGCGGAGGCGATTGTATTCGATTTCGGCGGCGCCAGCGTGTCGTTGCAATTCCCTTTTGAATTATCGGCCACTTCGCTTTCGCATCTGGCGGGCGCTTTGGCCGATCCACAATCGCTGGTCGAAGCAGCGCGCTCGGCAACCTCGAAATTGTTTCAACAATTATTGC belongs to Pirellulales bacterium and includes:
- a CDS encoding NUDIX domain-containing protein, encoding MKEFAVVQSAGLVVYRQRGKQLEVLLVHPSGNYNRRAPWGIPKGLPDEGEALADAAVRETREESGVNVVIAQQHSALPSDDSAQPNLVPLGHIDYTKSRKRIHAFAVAAPENAAPHPASWEVDRAEFFPLDEAQQLIHPEQRPFLERLEKLLTPGDTSNA